One window of Dendropsophus ebraccatus isolate aDenEbr1 chromosome 13, aDenEbr1.pat, whole genome shotgun sequence genomic DNA carries:
- the LOC138771323 gene encoding uncharacterized protein, with protein MNRVLEDQGPSFIRNMRDMVRQEIRASLPSRPTSSETPGVSINPPPDSQPLVIAGPSQQMDPSPINEEDQNLSLEVDDQGELASDPEEISGEDSAGSLLPIESIDALIKNVRLTMEIDDTPQPRSVQDIMFEGLAPKKRLVFPVHQSIKTLICHEWANPDRKFFIPRAYKRKYPFGQEDCESWEGAPKIDHPVAKISKKNALPFEDTAVLKDPLDKRADIYLKKSWEASTSAFKPLIATTSVARSLKMWMTELKDKVKESNPNQDFNQAFTTIDNAVSFISEASADALKLSARSAALSNSARRSIWVKEWKGDTTSKAKLCGVPCEGKLLFGSALESILEKASDRKKGFPLIPQQTSRPFRGRDFKIPVLVGATGTSRQGSSMEHHGSKNHYNRRQSFWMGGSYGTSSSTREMEPGRSQRIPKRTGVKGNQSLEKSI; from the exons ATGAATCGAGTATTAGAAGATCAAGGACCATCCTTCATTAGAAACATGAGAGACATGGTTAGGCAAGAAATCAGG gcctccCTACCCTCTCGCCCAACTTCCTCTGAGACGCCTGGAGTCAGCATTAACCCACCTCCTGACTCTCAGCCACTGGTCATTGCGGGACCAAGTCAGCAGATGGATCCCTCTCCTATAAATGAGGAAGATCAGAATCTATCACTAGAGGTGGACGATCAGGGTGAATTAGCCTCTGATCCAGAGGAGATCTCAGGGGAGGACTCTGCAGGGTCACTGTTACCAATTGAATCCATAGACGCTCTCATTAAAAATGTCAGACTAACTATGGAGATTGACGATACCCCTCAACCCAGATCCGTACAGGACATTATGTTTGAGGGGTTAGCCCCAAAAAAGAGACTGGTGTTTCCAGTACACCAGAGTATTAAGACTCTTATCTGTCACGAGTGGGCTAATCCAGACCGGAAATTCTTTATCCCACGGGCT TACAAAAGGAAATATCCCTTCGGTCAGGAGGACTGTGAATCCTGGGAGGGGGCCCCTAAGATAGATCATCCAGTGGCGAAGATCTCAAAAAAGAATGCACTGCCCTTCGAGGACACAGCAGTGCTTAAAGACCCTCTAGATAAGAGAGCCGATATATATTTAAAGAAGTCTTGGGAAGCATCCACATCCGCATTCAAGCCTTTGATTGCGACGACTTCAGTAGCTAGGTCACTAAAAATGTGGATGACTGAACTTAAAGATAAGGTCAAGGAGAGTAATCCAAATCAGGACTTTAATCAGGCATTTACTACGATTGACAATGCTGTGTCATTTATTTCAGAAGCATCAGCAGATGCCCTAAAGCTGTCAGCCCGATCAGCGGCCCTTTCAAACTCAGCCCGAAGATCTATATGGGTAAAGGAGTGGAAAGGTGATACCACATCAAAGGCCAAGCTATGTGGAGTCCCATGTGAAGGGAAGCTTCTATTTGGGTCTGCCCTGGAGTCTATCCTAGAGAAGGCCTCTGACAGAAAGAAGGGATTCCCCCTTATACCCCAACAGACCAGTAGACCATTCAGGGGAAGAG ACTTTAAGATCCCTGTCCTGGTGGGAGCAACGGGAACATCTAGACAAGGGTCTTCCATGGAACATCACGGAAGTAAAAACCATTACAACAGACGCCAGTCCTTCTGGATGGGGGGCTCATACGGGACCTCTTCTTCTACAAGGGAAATGGAGCCCGGAAGAAGCCAGAGAATCCCAAAACGTAcgggagttaaagggaaccaatcactggaaaaaagcatatag